The nucleotide sequence CCGGTGACTATTTGGGGCTGGTTCGCGCTCAGTACTTTGCTGGCCACCAGTCTACGTTACGTTCTGCAAACGGTCGGGCAAAAACAGATCACTGCCTCGAATGCGGCATTGATCATGTTGCTGGAGCCTGTGTGGACAGCGACGCTCAGCGTGCTGTGGTACGGTGAAGTATTCACGCTGAACAAAGCACTGGGATGTCTGCTGATATTGTCGTCTTTGATATTGTACCGCGTGGGATCCCGGCCATTTAGGGCAGCGCGGCGGGTGAGTGTTATTGAAAGCGCCAGTATTGGCTTTACCGATGCTTCAGCTGAAACGCAGGCATGCAGTAAGAAGCGTGATAAGTAGCAGCTGTCATTAACCGTGAAACAGTAAAAGGGCCATCAATGATGGCCCTTTGCATAGCGAACGGGGTCTCTGTGGTTACTCCACGACTTCCACTTCGTCCGGTACCAGATTTGCTGCTTTGATCCCCGCGATGGCACACAGCTCATCCAGTTCGGATAAATCACCGCTGATACCAACGGCACCCAGCAGGCAGTTATTGCTGCCGCGGATCAGAACGCCACCCGGTACCGGCAGCAGGTTGCCTTCGGCCAGCACATTGACCGCCGACATAAACGCCGGACGCTGTTGAGCATCAAGGGCAAGTTTACGGGAAGAACAACCCAATGCCAGGGCACCCCAGGCTTTGGCGATGGCAATTTCAGGACGGAGCATACTGGAGCCGTCCTGACGTTGCAGAGAAATAAGTTTACCGCCGCTGTCGAGAACAGCCACAGTAAGCGGTGCAGCACCTTTGGTCAGGGCAGTGCTGAATGCGCCCTTGGTAATTACCAGTGCTTCGTCCAGTGTTAAGCTCATAGTGATCCCTCCGATCAAGAATTAATTGACTAACTTTTTGAACGGCAGCCGGTTAGCCGACTGCCGGGTATATTGTTTATGTGCCACCAATCCATGCTCGGTGAGCGGCTTTACTCCGAAAGTGTCATGCGTATCATGACCGGGAGTAAACGTCTCTACCGCCCCGGGAAATCCCCCTGAGCAGACAATCAGCCAACCAACAGCGGGTAGCTAGGTAATGTCAGGAATGGTGCAAATTCGTCTGAAGTTGACAGCTCATCAAACAGTTTGGCCGCATCGTCAAAACGACGACTCTGGCTGTTGTCCGTTTGTTCAAGTTTGAGGCTGTCCACTTCCTGCTGCAGCCATTGGCGGAACAGTTCAGTGGTGAACAACTGGCCATCGTCCAGCGTGACGCCGTGATGAATCCACTGCCAGATATTGGCACGTGAGATTTCAGCGGTTGCCGCATCTTCCATCAGACCATGGATTGGCACGCAGCCAAGCCCGCGGATCCAGGCTTCGATATACAGCAGGGCGATACGCACATTCTTACGCACACCGGCTTCATTACGGTGGCCTTCACAAGGCGCCAGCAGATCGGCGGCTGTGATATCGTTGGCAGCCGATGGCAGGTAATC is from Photobacterium sp. TLY01 and encodes:
- a CDS encoding heme-binding protein, which encodes MSLTLDEALVITKGAFSTALTKGAAPLTVAVLDSGGKLISLQRQDGSSMLRPEIAIAKAWGALALGCSSRKLALDAQQRPAFMSAVNVLAEGNLLPVPGGVLIRGSNNCLLGAVGISGDLSELDELCAIAGIKAANLVPDEVEVVE